A genome region from Clostridia bacterium includes the following:
- the plsY gene encoding glycerol-3-phosphate 1-O-acyltransferase PlsY yields MAIAYGMVALACAGLLGSVPVGWIAVRLRRGVDVRTCGSGNIGTANVMRVAGPRLAAVVLVADVCKGAIAVLATRDLGLGTAWQVAAAIAAVAGHNWSPFLRFKGGKGVATSFGGLLALQPWAAAGVAVVWIAAVALTRYSSVGSMAGGLSAPLFLWALGAEPAAVVYGLAGAALILLQHRTNIRRLWRGEELRIWPPSGGALERAPARKGA; encoded by the coding sequence ATGGCAATCGCCTATGGCATGGTGGCGCTGGCGTGCGCCGGCCTTCTCGGGAGCGTGCCGGTCGGCTGGATCGCGGTGCGCCTGCGCCGCGGCGTCGACGTGCGCACGTGCGGCAGCGGGAACATCGGCACCGCGAACGTGATGCGCGTGGCAGGGCCGCGGCTGGCCGCGGTCGTGCTGGTCGCGGACGTCTGCAAGGGGGCCATCGCGGTCCTCGCCACGCGGGACCTGGGGCTCGGAACGGCATGGCAGGTGGCGGCGGCGATCGCGGCGGTCGCCGGCCACAACTGGTCACCATTCCTGCGTTTCAAAGGCGGAAAGGGGGTCGCCACGTCGTTCGGCGGCCTCCTCGCGTTGCAGCCCTGGGCGGCAGCCGGCGTCGCCGTCGTGTGGATCGCGGCGGTGGCGCTCACGCGGTATTCCAGCGTCGGGTCCATGGCCGGCGGCCTGAGCGCGCCGCTCTTCCTGTGGGCACTGGGGGCAGAACCGGCGGCCGTCGTGTACGGCCTCGCCGGGGCGGCGCTGATCCTGCTGCAGCACCGCACGAACATCCGCAGGCTCTGGCGCGGCGAGGAACTCCGCATCTGGCCTCCGTCGGGAGGGGCCCTGGAACGCGCGCCGGCACGCAAGGGGGCGTAG
- a CDS encoding HU family DNA-binding protein — protein MNKAELIQRVSEATGLTKKDASRAIDAVLACIRESLSKGQKVSLVGFGSFEVRQRSARQGRNPQTGKALRISARRVPVFRAGRPLKEAVNH, from the coding sequence GTGAACAAGGCCGAACTCATCCAACGGGTCTCGGAGGCGACCGGCCTGACGAAGAAGGACGCGAGCCGTGCCATTGACGCGGTCCTCGCCTGCATTCGGGAGTCGTTGTCGAAGGGTCAGAAGGTGTCGCTCGTCGGCTTCGGCAGCTTCGAGGTGCGCCAGCGCAGCGCTCGTCAGGGCCGCAATCCGCAGACGGGCAAGGCGTTGCGCATCAGCGCCCGTCGGGTCCCGGTGTTCCGCGCGGGTCGTCCTCTGAAGGAAGCCGTGAACCACTAG
- a CDS encoding ketopantoate reductase family protein, whose product MRVLVVGAGAIGGLCASTLRAAGADVRVVSRRGGRILDMPVLTWDDVPAAAARGVDAALVCVKAYATADVAERLQRLDLSPGTCVVSLQNGLGNEEALAAVASDWVVVAGAVTAAVHRDRGGDSRATRGGVALSAWSAAVPPPAAGVLDALAERFTRGGLPARVIPGSRGRDLKWSKLLLNVAANGTAAALGWTPARIARDPLAMSFEIGLLRETVRVGEAAGVRWVDVPGFPVRLFRHVLRGPAFLVRRLLARPLAGARGDKPPSLLLDLEAGRPLEAPWLYGRVAEAAEEAGLGAPFHRTVLRALEARRNGAPPWSPDRLWEGVRREDGRSRS is encoded by the coding sequence GTGCGGGTTCTCGTCGTCGGGGCCGGCGCCATCGGCGGCCTCTGCGCGTCGACCCTGCGGGCGGCCGGCGCGGATGTGCGGGTGGTGTCGCGCCGTGGCGGCCGGATCCTGGACATGCCGGTCCTGACGTGGGACGACGTCCCGGCCGCGGCCGCACGCGGCGTCGACGCGGCGTTGGTCTGCGTCAAGGCCTACGCCACGGCCGACGTGGCCGAGCGCCTGCAGCGCCTGGACCTGTCGCCCGGCACGTGCGTCGTGTCGTTGCAGAACGGGCTTGGCAACGAGGAGGCGCTCGCGGCTGTGGCCTCGGACTGGGTCGTCGTCGCGGGAGCCGTGACGGCGGCCGTCCACCGGGACCGCGGCGGCGACTCCCGCGCGACGCGGGGCGGGGTCGCCCTGAGCGCTTGGTCCGCCGCCGTGCCGCCGCCCGCCGCGGGCGTGTTGGACGCCCTGGCGGAACGGTTCACCCGTGGCGGCCTGCCGGCTCGCGTGATCCCCGGCTCGCGCGGCCGTGACCTGAAGTGGTCGAAGCTTCTGCTCAACGTCGCCGCGAACGGGACGGCGGCCGCGCTGGGGTGGACGCCGGCGCGCATCGCGCGCGATCCGCTGGCGATGTCGTTCGAGATCGGACTCCTGAGGGAGACGGTCCGCGTCGGCGAAGCGGCGGGGGTGCGGTGGGTCGACGTGCCCGGTTTCCCTGTGCGCTTGTTCCGGCATGTCCTTCGCGGTCCCGCGTTCCTCGTCCGGCGGCTCCTGGCGCGCCCGCTGGCCGGCGCGCGCGGCGACAAGCCCCCGTCCCTCCTGCTCGACCTCGAGGCCGGGCGGCCCCTGGAGGCGCCGTGGCTGTACGGCCGCGTGGCCGAAGCAGCAGAGGAGGCGGGGCTGGGGGCGCCGTTCCACCGAACGGTGCTGCGCGCCCTGGAAGCGCGCCGCAACGGAGCGCCCCCGTGGAGCCCCGACCGGCTGTGGGAGGGGGTTCGGCGGGAGGATGGGCGCTCCCGGTCATGA